The sequence TTAATCTTGTCAATTCCAACATTTAATATAAAGTAGTATATTGCTTCACCATCAGATTACAATCGAACGGTTAAAATTTTGAAATTAATTGCTTTTTAATATTTCATAATAATTTACTACAGCAATCAATTAGTATTTAACTAAACTAATTAGCGGTACGTTGGGTAGTTTCTCTTTTCCTTTTAAAGCCAGCAGTTCAATCACAAAAGCAAAACCAATCACTTCCGCTTTCATCTGAGACAGTAATTCGGCAGTAGCTTTGGCTGTTCCCCCAGTAGCTAATAAGTCATCGACAATCAAAACTTTGGCATTAGGAGCGATCGCATCTTGATGAATTTCTAGCCGATCTATGCCGTATTCTAGTTCATAAGCCACGGAATGTATTGG is a genomic window of Coleofasciculaceae cyanobacterium containing:
- a CDS encoding adenine phosphoribosyltransferase, which produces MELKSLIRDIADFPQPGILYRDITTLLNNPQGLQYTIDRLTEQCQTANLAPDYVVGMESRGFIFATPLAYQLKAGFVPVRKPGKLPAPIHSVAYELEYGIDRLEIHQDAIAPNAKVLIVDDLLATGGTAKATAELLSQMKAEVIGFAFVIELLALKGKEKLPNVPLISLVKY